One genomic window of Elusimicrobiota bacterium includes the following:
- a CDS encoding prepilin peptidase encodes MAEMNCLAGVLFGAIMGSFANVLIWRLPRRELPWSPRHSYCPHCHAGVKARDNIPLLSFLLLKGRCRYCRGSISWRYPLVEATMAAAAYLTCRRLGLEQWSDWIAFGGFLIFLTALTAVAFIDFETYLIPDALSVGLAFFMIAFAPWNPLLGPSALGRLWASCLGALCGGGLYFIFAAVGKKLYKMEAMGGGDVKLAAAIGAALGIESIFSVVFLSSTFGVLYAAPMLAMRRLRRLDPVPYGPFLVLAAAVYFWFGMLFPAFLKFPFAP; translated from the coding sequence GTGGCTGAAATGAACTGCTTGGCCGGCGTTCTCTTCGGAGCGATTATGGGCAGCTTCGCCAACGTTTTAATTTGGCGCCTTCCGCGCCGAGAGCTCCCCTGGAGCCCGCGCCATTCCTATTGCCCTCATTGTCATGCCGGCGTCAAGGCCCGGGACAATATCCCTTTGCTGAGTTTCCTTCTGCTCAAGGGCCGTTGCCGTTATTGCCGGGGCTCCATTTCATGGCGCTATCCTCTCGTTGAGGCGACCATGGCTGCGGCCGCTTATTTGACGTGTCGGCGGCTCGGCCTCGAGCAATGGAGCGATTGGATCGCGTTTGGAGGATTTTTGATTTTTTTGACGGCTTTGACGGCCGTGGCGTTCATTGATTTTGAGACTTACCTCATTCCGGACGCGCTGAGCGTGGGGTTGGCTTTTTTCATGATTGCGTTCGCGCCGTGGAATCCGCTGTTGGGACCATCGGCCTTGGGGCGGTTATGGGCTTCTTGCTTGGGCGCTCTCTGCGGCGGCGGTTTGTATTTTATATTCGCCGCCGTCGGTAAGAAACTTTACAAGATGGAAGCCATGGGGGGAGGGGATGTGAAGCTCGCCGCCGCAATCGGAGCGGCCCTGGGAATCGAAAGCATTTTTTCCGTGGTCTTTTTATCGTCCACCTTCGGGGTTCTCTACGCCGCGCCCATGCTGGCGATGCGCCGTTTGCGCCGTCTCGATCCGGTTCCTTACGGCCCGTTTTTGGTTTTGGCTGCCGCCGTTTACTTTTGGTTCGGCATGCTCTTTCCGGCGTTCTTAAAATTTCCGTTTGCTCCTTGA
- the pilO gene encoding type 4a pilus biogenesis protein PilO — MDKIKLSKEQIQQIAAAVMMAALGSFVYFKYFLKPNLESIKKNKVKVVELTKRVEDLEKRAKKRERLLAEIAEAESAWTALRAKLPDTQNMPNILQVITQMARKHRVQVSNINPMSASSAGLYDEIPFGLSITGSYHDVALFMETMGKMERIFHTRNLSLSRASPTTEAPWISVSVSLTLVTYQYKGG, encoded by the coding sequence ATGGATAAAATTAAGCTCAGCAAAGAGCAGATTCAACAGATCGCGGCCGCGGTCATGATGGCTGCTTTAGGGAGTTTTGTTTATTTCAAATATTTTCTTAAACCGAATCTGGAATCCATCAAGAAAAATAAAGTCAAGGTCGTCGAGCTGACCAAACGCGTCGAGGATTTGGAGAAGCGCGCCAAAAAACGCGAGAGGCTTCTGGCCGAAATTGCCGAAGCGGAATCGGCATGGACGGCTCTGCGGGCCAAGCTGCCGGATACCCAAAACATGCCCAATATCCTGCAGGTCATCACCCAAATGGCCCGCAAACATCGGGTTCAAGTCTCTAATATCAATCCCATGAGCGCCTCCTCCGCCGGTCTCTACGATGAGATTCCCTTCGGCCTTTCAATCACCGGTTCTTATCATGATGTCGCCCTTTTTATGGAAACGATGGGCAAGATGGAGCGCATTTTTCATACAAGGAACCTTTCTTTATCGCGCGCGTCGCCGACGACGGAAGCCCCGTGGATCAGCGTCAGCGTATCGTTGACGCTGGTGACTTATCAATACAAAGGAGGTTGA
- the pilM gene encoding type IV pilus assembly protein PilM: MAIGKGDIAAKVKALGVKLSSLAAPKETIVAIDIGSSGIKMAGIKKGSSPPKLESLTHRAFNLKDIPIEEAARQDFLVREIKTGLGSLGVKNPLAATSISGSSVIVREAKLPSLPADQLEKTLSFEAEPFIPFDIREVTLDYYIIGSVVDEGQNKYETILVAAKKDLIESRLSIFTASGARPVVVDIDAFAVASLLDLIPAAAQETVVVVNVGATITNLAIVEKGVPRVVRDVAIAGGAFTRALDNAFSIGAEEAEKFKKASGIMLDETEKANLQNQEGGPQKLQAADVLAGVASDLFAEINKSTDFYMTHGVDRTISRLYITGGGAMLKNLVPFAASQLKTQVELLNPFDLLGAPGSGIGLESGPMFAVACGLAMRRWNDWVKV, encoded by the coding sequence ATGGCGATAGGGAAGGGAGATATTGCGGCGAAGGTCAAAGCCTTGGGCGTCAAGCTGTCATCGTTGGCGGCGCCCAAAGAAACCATCGTTGCCATTGATATCGGTTCCTCCGGCATCAAAATGGCCGGAATCAAGAAGGGCTCGTCGCCTCCGAAATTGGAATCCCTGACTCACCGGGCCTTCAATCTCAAAGACATTCCCATTGAAGAGGCCGCTCGCCAAGATTTTCTTGTTCGAGAAATTAAAACCGGCCTCGGTTCCTTGGGCGTCAAGAATCCGCTCGCGGCAACGAGCATTTCCGGCTCCTCCGTTATCGTCCGCGAAGCCAAACTGCCATCGCTGCCCGCCGATCAGCTCGAAAAAACGTTAAGCTTCGAGGCCGAGCCTTTTATTCCTTTCGATATCCGCGAAGTCACCCTCGATTACTACATCATCGGCTCCGTCGTCGATGAAGGCCAGAACAAGTATGAAACGATTCTGGTCGCAGCCAAAAAAGATTTGATCGAGAGCCGTCTGTCTATTTTTACGGCTTCCGGCGCCAGGCCGGTCGTCGTCGACATCGACGCGTTCGCCGTGGCCAGCCTGTTGGATTTGATTCCCGCCGCCGCTCAAGAGACCGTGGTCGTCGTCAATGTCGGCGCTACGATCACGAATTTAGCCATTGTTGAGAAAGGCGTTCCGCGCGTGGTTCGCGACGTGGCCATCGCCGGAGGCGCTTTTACGCGAGCCTTGGACAACGCGTTCAGCATCGGCGCCGAGGAAGCCGAAAAATTCAAGAAAGCCTCCGGCATCATGCTCGATGAAACCGAAAAAGCCAATCTGCAGAATCAGGAGGGAGGACCGCAGAAGCTGCAGGCCGCCGACGTTCTTGCCGGCGTGGCTTCGGATTTATTCGCGGAAATCAACAAGTCGACTGATTTTTACATGACTCACGGCGTTGATCGGACCATTTCCCGGCTCTACATTACCGGCGGCGGCGCCATGCTGAAGAATTTGGTTCCTTTCGCGGCGAGCCAGTTAAAGACGCAAGTGGAACTCTTGAACCCGTTTGATCTTTTGGGTGCGCCCGGTTCAGGCATAGGATTGGAGTCCGGGCCGATGTTCGCGGTCGCCTGCGGATTGGCCATGCGGCGTTGGAACGATTGGGTGAAGGTGTAA